The following proteins come from a genomic window of Cervus canadensis isolate Bull #8, Minnesota chromosome 3, ASM1932006v1, whole genome shotgun sequence:
- the DLD gene encoding dihydrolipoyl dehydrogenase, mitochondrial, whose translation MQSWSRVYCSLVKKGHFNRISHGLQGVSVVPLRTYADQPIDADVTVIGSGPGGYVAAIKAAQLGFKTVCVEKNETLGGTCLNVGCIPSKALLNNSHFYHLAHGKDFASRGIEMSEVRLNLEKMMEQKSNAVKALTGGIAHLFKQNKVVHVNGYGKITGKNQVTATKADGSTQVIDTKNILIATGSEVTPFPGITIDEDTVVSSTGALSLKKVPEKLVVIGAGVIGVELGSVWQRLGADVTAVEFLGHVGGVGIDMEISKNFQRILQKQGFKFKLNTKVTGATKKSDGKIDVSIEAASGGKAEVITCDVLLVCIGRRPFTQNLGLEELGIELDPRGRIPVNTRFQTKIPNIYAIGDVVAGPMLAHKAEDEGIICVEGMAGGAVHIDYNCVPSVIYTHPEVAWVGKSEEQLKEEGIEYKVGKFPFAANSRAKTNADTDGMVKILGQKSTDRVLGAHILGPGAGEMINEAALALEYGASCEDIARVCHAHPTLSEAFREANLAASFGKSINF comes from the exons ATGCAGAGCTGGAGTCGTGTGTACTGTTCCTTGGTCAAG aaaggcCATTTCAATCGAATATCTCATGGTCTGCAAGGAGTTTCTGTAGTGCCTCTAAGAACTTACGCAGATCAACCAA TCGATGCCGATGTGACAGTAATTGGCTCTGGTCCTGGAGGGTATGTTGCTGCTATTAAAGCTGCCCAGTTAGGCTTCAAG ACAGTCTGTGTTGAGAAAAATGAGACACTTGGTGGAACATGCTTGAATGTTGGTTGTATCCCTTCTAAG gcttTATTGAATAACTCTCACTTTTACCATTTGGCCCATGGAAAAGATTTCGCATCTAGGGGAATTGAAA TGTCTGAAGTTCGTTTGAATTTAGAGAAGATGATGGAGCAGAAGAGTAATGCAGTAAAAGCTTTAACGGGTGGAATTGCCCACTTATTCAAACAGAATAAG gTTGTTCATGTAAATGGATATGGAAAGATAACTGGGAAAAATCAGGTCACCGCCACGAAAGCCGATGGCAGCACTCAAGTTATCGATACAAAGAACATTCTTATAGCCACAGGTTCAGAAGTCACTCCTTTTCCTGGAATTACG attgaTGAAGATACAGTAGTATCATCTACAGGtgctttgtctttaaaaaaagttccagaaaaattgGTTGTCATTGGTGCAGGAGTAATAGGTGTAGAATTG GGCTCAGTTTGGCAAAGGCTTGGTGCAGACGTGACAGCAGTTGAGTTTTTGGGTCATGTTGGTGGTGTTGGAATTGATATGGAAATCTCTAAAAACTTTCAACGTATCCTTCAAAAACaaggatttaaatttaaattaaacacAAAAGTTACTGGTGCTACTAAGAAATCAGATGGAAAAATTGATGTTTC TATTGAGGCTGCTTCTGGTGGTAAAGCTGAAGTTATCACTTGTGATGTACTGCTGGTTTGCATCGGCCGACGACCCTTTACTCAGAATTTGGGACTAGAAGAGCTTGGAATTGAGCTGGATCCTAGAGGTAGAATTCCAGTGAATACCAGATTCCAAACTAAAATTCCAAA CATCTATGCGATCGGTGATGTCGTTGCTGGTCCCATGCTGGCTCACAAAGCGGAGGACGAAGGCATCATCTGTGTTGAGGGGATGGCTGGTGGCGCTGTGCACATTGACTACAACTGTGTGCCGTCGGTGATTTACACACACCCGGAAGTTGCTTGGGTTGGCAAATCAGAAGAGCAGTTGAAAGAAGAG ggtattgaatacaAAGTTGGGAAATTCCCCTTTGCTGCTAACAGCAGAGCTAAGACAAACGCTGACACAGATGGCATGGTGAAGATTCTCGGGCAGAAATCGACAGACAGAGTCCTGGGGGCACATATTCTAGGACCC ggtGCTGGTGAAATGATAAATGAAGCTGCACTTGCACTGGAATACGGAGCATCCTGTGAAGATATAGCTAGAGTCTGTCATGCACATCCG ACCTTATCAGAAGCTTTTAGAGAAGCAAACTTGGCTGCATCATTTGGCAAATCAATCAACTTTTAA